Proteins co-encoded in one Listeria ivanovii subsp. ivanovii genomic window:
- a CDS encoding DUF3440 domain-containing protein translates to MHSKTVLEASQERLEVIFSEFDNIIVSFSGGKDSAVMLQLVIDYMRKHQIRKKIYVYHLDYEGQYTATTEFVTKTLNNNLDLIEPVWCCLPIAAQSAVSMFTDHWIPWEKSNKDIWVRDMPNFPFVINEDNASFDFDFHGIWDYEFNRKIIHWLHKKTGAKKTIVLIGIRQQESLNRYNAIHKKERMYQTYNWTTEIANNIYNGYPIHDWLVDDIWVANAKFTWNYNKIYDLFFHAGLTINDMRVASPFNDSATESLKLYRVIEPDLWSKLVGRVNGANFTAIYGGTSAMAWKEIKLPKNHTWKSYLEFLLTTLPSYTRERYLKKFKTSINYWTESGGALKVEIVEELRSLNVQADFLGAPKNNRTYTNKMEVVRFKEYPDDLKIKEFSSVPTYKRMCIAILKNDYSCKYMGFGQTKLELEKRKKALEKYNNIL, encoded by the coding sequence ATGCATTCTAAAACAGTTCTTGAAGCTTCCCAAGAAAGATTAGAGGTGATATTTTCTGAATTCGATAATATTATCGTCTCTTTTTCAGGTGGAAAAGATAGTGCCGTCATGCTCCAACTAGTCATTGATTATATGCGAAAACACCAAATTCGCAAAAAAATATATGTTTATCATTTGGATTATGAAGGACAATATACTGCAACAACAGAATTTGTAACAAAAACATTAAACAATAACTTAGACCTAATTGAGCCAGTTTGGTGCTGTCTTCCTATCGCTGCACAATCAGCTGTTTCGATGTTTACCGATCACTGGATACCTTGGGAAAAATCCAATAAAGATATTTGGGTAAGGGATATGCCTAACTTCCCTTTTGTCATTAATGAAGATAATGCTTCTTTCGACTTCGATTTCCACGGGATTTGGGATTATGAATTTAATCGAAAAATCATTCATTGGTTACATAAAAAAACTGGCGCAAAAAAAACCATTGTCTTAATTGGAATTCGACAACAAGAATCACTAAATCGTTATAATGCCATCCATAAAAAAGAACGGATGTATCAAACATACAATTGGACAACAGAAATTGCGAATAATATTTATAACGGCTACCCTATTCATGATTGGTTAGTGGATGATATTTGGGTTGCTAATGCAAAATTCACTTGGAATTATAACAAAATTTACGATTTATTCTTCCACGCTGGATTAACTATTAACGATATGCGTGTCGCTAGTCCATTTAACGATTCCGCCACTGAAAGCCTTAAATTATATCGCGTGATTGAACCAGATCTTTGGTCCAAGCTTGTTGGCAGAGTGAATGGAGCCAATTTTACTGCAATTTATGGAGGCACTTCAGCGATGGCTTGGAAAGAAATTAAATTACCGAAAAATCATACTTGGAAGTCCTATTTAGAATTCTTACTTACGACTTTGCCAAGCTACACTAGAGAGCGTTACTTAAAAAAATTTAAAACAAGTATCAACTATTGGACCGAATCGGGCGGTGCTCTAAAAGTTGAAATAGTAGAAGAATTAAGAAGCTTAAATGTACAAGCAGACTTCCTTGGCGCTCCAAAGAATAACCGAACGTATACAAATAAAATGGAAGTTGTTCGCTTCAAAGAATATCCAGATGACCTAAAAATCAAAGAATTTTCAAGCGTCCCTACATATAAACGGATGTGTATCGCCATTTTGAAAAATGATTATTCTTGCAAATATATGGGATTCGGTCAAACAAAACTGGAACTTGAAAAGCGAAAGAAAGCACTAGAAAAATATAATAATATCCTATGA
- a CDS encoding SNF2-related protein, with protein sequence MTLLDNQQLALEKLQQYKVGALFMKPGAGKTRVACELIKNVRPDYVLWLTPFQTKDNLAKEISKWDYQFPQDIVGIESLSNSDQLYLTCRDKLKKANNSYIIMDESLKIKNKHALRTQRAIKLSRLANYKLIMNGTPLSRNILDLWSQLEFLSPKILNLTFSQFKKTFCEYVTITQLTETSKQSMDIIKKYHNLEYLYKLITPFIFSSSVDLKIDWHYIRHGYSIDEDLLKKYYELKEDYLQKAAAYTININFLEMSQVMQHCYCLSSEKFTITESLVSGKEDTTIIFCKYKRSEEALLKVFPNVKVTTFAKSSYGFNLQAYNQIIYFDKTFDYSQRDQSERRIYRTGQVNDCYYHDLSGNVGLDHIIDSNISKKTNLLQEIKKELSQKNSFEVIMNAF encoded by the coding sequence ATGACCTTATTAGATAATCAACAATTAGCTTTAGAAAAATTACAACAATATAAAGTTGGTGCCTTATTTATGAAGCCCGGTGCTGGGAAAACCCGAGTTGCCTGCGAATTAATTAAAAATGTGCGACCGGATTATGTTCTTTGGCTCACTCCTTTCCAGACGAAAGATAACCTAGCAAAGGAAATTAGTAAATGGGACTACCAATTCCCTCAAGATATCGTTGGAATTGAGTCTCTTTCTAATTCAGATCAACTTTACCTCACTTGCCGAGATAAACTTAAGAAAGCTAACAATAGTTACATTATTATGGATGAAAGTTTGAAAATAAAAAACAAACACGCCCTTCGAACACAAAGAGCAATCAAACTTTCTCGTTTAGCCAACTATAAACTGATAATGAATGGAACACCTTTAAGTCGGAATATTTTGGACTTATGGTCGCAATTAGAATTTTTATCACCCAAAATATTAAATTTAACTTTTTCACAATTCAAAAAAACATTTTGCGAATATGTCACCATTACTCAATTAACCGAAACAAGTAAGCAATCCATGGATATTATTAAAAAATACCATAATTTAGAGTATCTTTATAAATTAATCACTCCTTTTATCTTTTCTTCATCCGTAGATTTAAAAATTGATTGGCATTATATTCGTCATGGTTATTCAATTGATGAAGATCTTTTAAAGAAATATTATGAGCTAAAAGAGGATTATCTCCAAAAAGCAGCTGCTTATACGATTAATATAAACTTTCTGGAAATGTCCCAAGTCATGCAACATTGTTATTGTCTTTCTTCAGAAAAATTCACCATCACGGAATCTTTAGTCAGCGGCAAAGAAGATACAACCATTATTTTTTGCAAATACAAACGATCCGAAGAAGCTCTCCTAAAAGTATTTCCAAATGTAAAAGTAACCACTTTTGCAAAATCTTCTTACGGATTTAATCTACAAGCCTATAACCAAATTATTTATTTTGATAAAACTTTTGACTACTCGCAGCGTGACCAATCCGAACGGCGAATTTATCGAACGGGACAAGTAAATGATTGCTATTATCATGACTTAAGTGGCAATGTCGGACTTGATCATATTATTGACAGCAATATATCTAAAAAAACTAATTTATTACAAGAAATAAAAAAAGAACTTTCGCAAAAAAACTCTTTTGAGGTGATTATGAATGCATTCTAA
- the pyrH gene encoding UMP kinase: protein MDTPDYKRVVLKLSGEALAGNDGFGINPSVVNLISAQIKEVVELGVEVAIVVGGGNIWRGKLGSEMGMDRAAADQMGMLATIMNSLSLQDSLENIGVATRVQTSIDMRQIAEPYIRRKAIRHLEKGRVVIFAGGTGNPYFSTDTAAALRAAEIEADVILMAKNNVDGVYNADPKLDENAKKYEELSYLDVIKEGLEVMDTTASSLSMDNDIPLIVFSFTEQGNNIKRVILGEKIGTTVRGKK from the coding sequence ATGGATACCCCAGATTATAAACGAGTTGTATTAAAATTAAGCGGTGAAGCACTTGCCGGAAATGATGGCTTTGGAATTAACCCAAGCGTAGTCAATTTGATTTCTGCTCAAATCAAAGAAGTAGTAGAATTAGGAGTAGAGGTAGCTATTGTTGTCGGCGGCGGAAATATCTGGCGTGGTAAACTTGGTAGTGAAATGGGAATGGACCGGGCAGCAGCTGACCAAATGGGAATGCTTGCAACTATCATGAATTCTTTATCCTTGCAAGACTCTCTTGAAAATATTGGAGTTGCTACACGAGTACAAACATCGATTGATATGCGCCAAATCGCAGAACCGTACATTCGTCGTAAAGCAATTCGTCATCTTGAAAAAGGTCGCGTAGTTATATTTGCTGGTGGAACAGGTAACCCATACTTCTCCACGGACACAGCAGCAGCACTTAGAGCGGCTGAAATCGAAGCGGATGTTATCTTAATGGCGAAAAACAATGTAGATGGTGTCTACAATGCTGATCCAAAACTAGATGAAAATGCGAAAAAATATGAAGAATTATCTTACCTTGATGTTATTAAAGAAGGCTTAGAAGTAATGGATACTACTGCTTCATCACTCAGCATGGACAATGATATTCCATTAATTGTTTTCTCGTTTACAGAACAAGGTAACAATATCAAACGTGTTATTTTAGGTGAAAAAATCGGAACTACTGTTAGGGGGAAAAAATAA
- the frr gene encoding ribosome recycling factor → MSKEVLSKSKEKMEKAEQALTRQLGTIRAGRANASLLDRLTVDYYGAPTPVNQMASISVPEARMLLITPYDKTILGEIEKAILKSDLGLTPNNDGSVLRLSIPQLTEERRKELVKEVKKEAEEAKVAVRNIRREANEDLKKLEKNGDITEDDLRSYGEDVQKLTDESIKNIDSITKDKEAEILEV, encoded by the coding sequence ATGAGTAAAGAAGTATTATCGAAATCAAAAGAAAAAATGGAAAAAGCAGAACAAGCATTAACTAGACAACTTGGAACAATTCGCGCTGGTCGTGCCAATGCCTCACTTTTAGATCGTTTAACTGTTGATTATTACGGCGCACCAACACCTGTCAATCAAATGGCTTCAATCAGTGTTCCTGAAGCTAGAATGTTACTTATTACTCCATATGATAAAACTATTTTAGGCGAAATCGAAAAAGCTATTTTAAAATCAGATCTTGGTTTAACACCCAATAATGATGGTTCTGTTTTACGCTTGTCCATTCCACAATTAACGGAAGAGCGTCGTAAAGAGCTTGTTAAAGAAGTAAAAAAAGAAGCGGAAGAAGCAAAAGTAGCAGTTCGTAATATCCGTCGTGAAGCAAATGAAGACTTGAAAAAATTAGAAAAAAATGGCGATATCACAGAAGATGATTTACGTTCATATGGTGAAGATGTACAAAAACTAACAGATGAAAGCATCAAAAACATCGATAGCATCACGAAAGATAAAGAAGCGGAAATCTTAGAAGTTTAA
- a CDS encoding isoprenyl transferase yields MFKKLFRQDENILNSELAEDLPIPRHVAIIMDGNGRWAKKRFLPRIAGHKEGMDVVKRVTRYANAIGIDVLTLYAFSTENWKRPTDEVDFLMKLPVEFFDSFVPELIEENVRVNVMGYRENLPDHTMRAVEKAIADTAHCTGLTLNFALNYGGRSEIVTAAKEAVKELILDGKSADDLTETMLNDHLMSSGLGDPDLLIRTSGELRLSNFMLWQLAYSEFYFTDTHWPDFSKEDFLQAIIEYQNRSRRFGGL; encoded by the coding sequence ATGTTTAAAAAGCTATTTCGACAAGATGAAAATATATTAAATAGTGAACTTGCAGAAGATTTGCCAATCCCGCGTCATGTAGCTATTATTATGGATGGAAATGGACGATGGGCAAAGAAACGTTTCTTGCCAAGGATTGCTGGGCATAAAGAAGGTATGGATGTCGTAAAACGTGTTACTCGATACGCAAATGCAATAGGTATTGACGTTCTGACACTCTATGCTTTTTCAACTGAAAATTGGAAACGGCCTACAGATGAAGTGGACTTTTTGATGAAACTACCTGTAGAGTTTTTTGACTCTTTTGTACCAGAGTTGATAGAAGAAAACGTTCGTGTTAATGTGATGGGGTATAGAGAAAATTTACCCGACCATACGATGCGTGCAGTTGAAAAAGCAATTGCTGACACGGCACATTGTACAGGATTAACACTTAATTTTGCCTTGAATTATGGTGGTCGTTCAGAAATTGTTACAGCAGCAAAAGAAGCAGTGAAAGAATTAATCTTAGACGGTAAGTCAGCTGATGATTTAACAGAAACTATGTTGAATGACCACTTGATGAGTAGTGGACTTGGGGATCCAGATTTATTAATAAGAACAAGTGGAGAACTTAGACTGAGTAATTTTATGCTATGGCAACTTGCTTATAGCGAATTTTATTTTACAGATACACATTGGCCTGATTTTTCAAAAGAAGACTTTTTACAAGCGATTATTGAATATCAAAACAGGTCGCGTCGTTTTGGTGGGCTCTAG
- a CDS encoding phosphatidate cytidylyltransferase — translation MKTRIITAVVALIFFIPFVVFGGIPFELLSILLATIALYEVLIMTKQRIFSVNGVVTVLLMWLVVVPDRYLNFLAKIHITEMEIIFILMAILLAYTVFSRNKFHFDQVGISMVAAFYTGFGFHYLALTRDAGLMYVLFALFIVWSTDTGAYFIGKAIGKHKLAPNVSPNKTIEGFIGGIMCALVVGGGFYYFTYLPGNIVVILALLIFLSIFGQLGDLVESALKRFYGVKDSGKILPGHGGILDRFDSLLFVLPLLHILQII, via the coding sequence TTGAAAACAAGAATTATTACTGCAGTTGTTGCGCTGATATTTTTTATTCCATTTGTTGTTTTTGGGGGAATTCCATTTGAATTATTGAGTATATTACTTGCAACAATTGCTCTTTATGAAGTACTCATAATGACAAAGCAACGGATTTTTTCGGTGAATGGAGTAGTCACTGTATTACTGATGTGGTTAGTTGTCGTGCCAGACAGATATTTGAATTTTTTAGCAAAAATCCATATTACTGAAATGGAAATTATTTTTATTTTGATGGCAATATTACTTGCTTATACGGTGTTTTCACGGAACAAATTCCATTTTGATCAAGTGGGGATTAGTATGGTTGCCGCTTTTTATACTGGATTCGGCTTCCATTACTTGGCGTTAACTCGTGATGCTGGTTTAATGTATGTGTTATTTGCATTATTTATTGTTTGGTCGACCGATACCGGGGCTTACTTTATTGGAAAAGCAATCGGAAAACATAAACTTGCGCCAAATGTAAGTCCGAATAAAACAATCGAAGGCTTCATTGGTGGAATTATGTGCGCGCTAGTTGTTGGTGGAGGATTTTATTATTTCACCTATCTACCTGGGAATATAGTTGTGATTTTAGCTTTACTTATATTCTTATCTATTTTTGGACAACTAGGAGATTTAGTTGAATCTGCTTTAAAACGGTTTTATGGTGTCAAAGATTCTGGGAAGATTCTACCAGGTCATGGTGGCATTTTAGACAGATTTGATAGCTTGTTGTTCGTATTACCTTTGCTACATATACTTCAAATTATTTAA
- a CDS encoding 1-deoxy-D-xylulose-5-phosphate reductoisomerase — protein sequence MKKIILLGATGSIGTQTLTIVRDHPAEFQVVALSFGRNIERGRSIIQEFKPKMVAVWHSRDKVTLEAEFPDVKVFSGLDGLREVATYPDGDTLLNAVMGSVGLLPTLDAIEAGKTIAIANKETLVTAGHLVMNAAREKNISLLPVDSEHSAILQALNGENPEKIKKIILTASGGSFRDKSREQLSEVTVKEALKHPNWNMGNKLTIDSATMFNKGLEVMEAHWLFGVSYDQIEVVIQRESIAHSMVQFIDGSFIAQLGTPDMRIPIQYALTYPDRFYIPFENEFQITDFSALHFEKVDYERFPALKLAYNAGKIGGTMPTVLNAANEIAVAGFLNGQVAFYNIEALVENAMNRHSSISNPDLDTILQVDKETRAYVKTLL from the coding sequence ATGAAAAAAATTATTTTACTGGGAGCAACTGGTTCGATTGGTACGCAAACGTTAACGATTGTCCGAGATCATCCTGCTGAATTTCAAGTGGTTGCTCTGAGTTTTGGACGTAACATAGAACGTGGCCGATCAATTATTCAAGAATTTAAGCCGAAAATGGTGGCAGTGTGGCACTCACGTGATAAAGTGACGCTTGAAGCCGAATTTCCAGATGTCAAAGTTTTTAGTGGTTTGGATGGACTAAGAGAAGTGGCAACTTACCCAGATGGCGACACCTTATTGAATGCTGTCATGGGGAGCGTAGGATTATTACCAACTTTAGATGCGATTGAAGCAGGAAAAACTATTGCCATTGCCAATAAAGAAACACTAGTAACAGCGGGGCATTTGGTAATGAATGCAGCCCGGGAAAAGAATATTTCATTATTGCCAGTGGATAGTGAGCATTCGGCTATTTTACAAGCATTAAACGGAGAAAATCCTGAAAAAATCAAGAAAATTATTCTTACAGCTAGTGGTGGGAGTTTTCGTGATAAATCGCGGGAACAATTAAGTGAAGTCACGGTTAAAGAAGCACTGAAACATCCTAATTGGAATATGGGAAACAAATTAACGATTGATTCTGCGACGATGTTTAATAAAGGACTAGAGGTAATGGAAGCGCACTGGTTATTCGGTGTGAGCTATGATCAGATTGAGGTTGTCATCCAACGTGAAAGTATCGCACACTCGATGGTTCAATTCATCGATGGGAGTTTCATTGCTCAACTAGGAACTCCTGATATGCGAATTCCGATTCAATATGCGCTTACTTACCCAGATAGATTCTATATACCGTTTGAAAATGAGTTCCAGATAACAGATTTTTCCGCACTTCATTTTGAAAAAGTGGATTATGAAAGATTTCCGGCATTGAAACTCGCGTATAATGCTGGTAAAATAGGTGGAACAATGCCGACCGTTTTAAACGCAGCAAATGAAATTGCTGTAGCTGGATTTTTAAATGGTCAAGTTGCTTTTTATAATATAGAAGCGCTTGTTGAAAATGCAATGAACCGGCATAGTAGTATTTCGAACCCTGATTTGGATACTATTTTGCAGGTAGATAAAGAAACTCGTGCGTATGTAAAGACACTTTTATAG
- the rseP gene encoding RIP metalloprotease RseP, producing the protein MTTIIAFIFVFGLIVFFHELGHFLFAKRAGIMVKDFSIGFGPKIFAYRKKETQYTIRLLPIGGYVRMAGEDGEKIELKPGYRVGLELTPEETVKKIIVNGKDQYVNAQPIEVSACDLEKELFIEGYEDYDDTKKVRYQVERDALVIDGKIETMITPYDRSFNAKSLGNRAMTIFAGPLFNFILAILIFTALAFVQGGVPSTDNTLGNVLPNGAAAAAGLEKGDEILSINGKATNSWADIVQNVSENPGKTLDFKVERDGKTQDIDVKPETQKENGKDVGKIGVETPMDSSFTAKITNGFTQTWNWIVQIFTILGNMFTGGFSLDMLNGPVGIYTSTQQVVQYGFMTVLNWTAVLSINLGIVNLLPLPALDGGRLMFFLYELVRGKPIDPKKEGIIHFAGFALLMVLMILVTWNDIQRAFF; encoded by the coding sequence TTGACAACTATTATTGCTTTTATTTTCGTATTCGGACTGATTGTATTTTTCCATGAGCTAGGGCATTTCCTATTTGCGAAACGCGCTGGAATTATGGTGAAAGATTTTTCAATCGGGTTTGGTCCGAAGATTTTCGCTTATCGAAAAAAGGAAACACAGTATACCATTCGCTTATTACCAATTGGTGGATACGTACGGATGGCTGGTGAAGATGGCGAAAAAATCGAACTAAAACCTGGTTACCGAGTAGGTTTAGAGCTTACACCAGAAGAAACAGTTAAAAAGATTATCGTCAATGGGAAAGATCAATATGTGAATGCACAGCCGATTGAAGTGTCTGCTTGTGATTTAGAGAAAGAACTTTTCATTGAAGGCTATGAAGATTATGATGATACGAAAAAAGTGCGTTATCAAGTAGAGCGGGATGCACTTGTCATTGATGGGAAAATCGAAACGATGATAACTCCGTATGATCGTTCATTTAATGCGAAATCACTAGGGAACCGTGCAATGACTATTTTTGCTGGGCCTTTATTTAACTTCATTCTCGCTATTTTAATTTTCACAGCCCTTGCATTTGTTCAAGGGGGGGTTCCGAGTACGGATAATACGCTTGGAAATGTTCTTCCTAATGGGGCAGCAGCGGCGGCTGGTCTTGAAAAAGGAGATGAAATCCTTTCTATTAATGGGAAAGCAACTAATTCTTGGGCAGATATTGTGCAAAACGTTTCCGAAAACCCGGGAAAAACACTAGATTTCAAAGTGGAACGTGATGGTAAAACACAAGATATCGATGTAAAACCTGAAACACAAAAAGAAAATGGCAAGGATGTTGGTAAAATTGGTGTAGAAACACCGATGGATAGCTCTTTCACTGCCAAAATAACAAATGGATTTACACAAACTTGGAATTGGATTGTCCAAATATTTACGATTCTTGGTAATATGTTTACTGGCGGATTTTCATTAGATATGCTTAATGGACCAGTTGGCATTTATACAAGCACGCAACAAGTGGTTCAATACGGCTTTATGACGGTGCTAAACTGGACAGCAGTATTAAGCATTAACTTAGGAATTGTTAATTTACTGCCATTACCTGCTCTAGATGGTGGACGCCTGATGTTCTTCCTTTATGAGCTCGTACGCGGCAAACCAATTGATCCCAAAAAAGAGGGAATTATCCACTTTGCTGGATTTGCTCTTTTGATGGTTCTGATGATTCTTGTGACTTGGAACGATATTCAACGAGCGTTTTTCTAA
- a CDS encoding proline--tRNA ligase produces the protein MRQTMTFIPTLKEVPADAEVKSHQLLLRAGFIRQTASGIYSYLPLATLTLRKIEAIIREELEAVGAAELLMPALQPAELWQESGRWNDYGPELMRLKDRASRDFALGPTHEEVITALLRDEIKSYKRLPLTLYQIQTKFRDEKRPRFGLLRGREFIMKDAYSFHATNESLDEVYDLMHQAYANIFSRCGLEFRSVIADSGSIGGKETKEFMALSEIGEDTIAYSDASDYAANVEMAPVLHMEKKSHELEKELEKVTTPNQKTIADIVTFLEVPIEKTMKSMLYQVDEEVIMVLVRGDHEVNDIKIKNALDATNVELVDPAMAVELLGANFGSLGPIGVPENVRIFADNAVKDMVNAVAGANEDGFHYVNVNPTRDFEVTSYFDLRMIQVGDLSPDGQGVIKFAEGIEVGHIFKLGTKYSQAMNATILDENGRAQPIIMGCYGIGVSRILSAIAEQSNDENGLVWDKKISPFDLHLIPVNMKSEEQVAFAETLYASLQQAGYSVLIDDRGERAGVKFADADLIGLPLRITVGKKAAEGIVEVKIRKTGEMIEVRQEELLNTLPILFGDK, from the coding sequence ATGCGTCAAACGATGACATTTATACCAACATTAAAAGAAGTCCCAGCGGATGCAGAAGTAAAGAGTCACCAACTACTTCTTCGCGCTGGTTTTATAAGACAAACAGCAAGTGGCATTTATAGCTATTTACCACTTGCCACTTTAACATTACGAAAAATTGAAGCGATCATTCGTGAAGAATTAGAAGCAGTTGGAGCGGCAGAATTACTAATGCCTGCACTTCAACCAGCAGAGCTTTGGCAAGAATCTGGTCGCTGGAACGATTATGGTCCAGAACTTATGCGTTTAAAAGACCGAGCTTCTCGTGATTTTGCGCTTGGACCAACTCATGAGGAAGTTATAACTGCACTATTACGTGATGAAATAAAATCATATAAACGTTTACCGCTCACTTTATACCAAATTCAAACGAAATTCCGCGATGAAAAACGTCCGCGCTTTGGTTTATTACGTGGTCGCGAATTCATTATGAAAGATGCCTACTCGTTCCATGCAACGAATGAAAGTTTGGACGAAGTGTATGACTTAATGCACCAAGCGTACGCCAATATTTTCTCCCGATGCGGTTTAGAGTTCCGTTCTGTTATTGCTGATTCTGGTTCTATTGGCGGAAAAGAAACAAAAGAATTTATGGCATTATCTGAGATTGGTGAAGATACCATTGCTTACAGTGATGCTTCTGATTATGCAGCGAATGTCGAAATGGCTCCAGTATTACATATGGAGAAAAAATCACATGAGCTAGAAAAAGAGCTAGAAAAAGTAACAACACCAAATCAAAAAACGATTGCTGATATTGTGACATTTTTAGAAGTTCCAATTGAAAAGACAATGAAATCAATGCTTTATCAAGTGGATGAAGAAGTAATCATGGTCCTTGTACGTGGCGATCATGAAGTCAATGATATTAAAATCAAAAATGCTTTAGATGCTACAAACGTTGAACTTGTCGACCCAGCTATGGCAGTTGAATTACTAGGTGCTAATTTTGGTTCGCTTGGTCCAATTGGTGTTCCTGAAAATGTTCGTATTTTTGCTGACAATGCGGTTAAAGATATGGTTAATGCAGTAGCGGGAGCAAATGAAGATGGCTTCCATTATGTAAACGTAAATCCAACTCGTGATTTTGAAGTCACTAGCTATTTTGATCTACGCATGATTCAAGTAGGTGACTTATCTCCTGATGGTCAAGGTGTTATCAAATTTGCTGAAGGTATTGAAGTTGGGCATATCTTTAAGTTAGGGACTAAATATAGCCAAGCAATGAATGCAACTATTTTAGATGAAAATGGTCGAGCTCAACCTATTATTATGGGATGTTATGGAATTGGTGTTTCTCGTATTTTATCCGCAATTGCTGAACAATCAAATGATGAAAACGGTTTGGTGTGGGATAAGAAAATCAGCCCATTTGATTTACATTTGATTCCTGTTAATATGAAGAGTGAAGAGCAAGTTGCATTTGCCGAAACACTTTATGCGTCATTACAACAAGCTGGCTATAGCGTCTTAATTGATGATCGCGGCGAACGTGCAGGTGTCAAATTTGCGGATGCTGATTTAATTGGCTTACCACTTCGTATTACAGTTGGTAAAAAAGCAGCTGAAGGTATCGTAGAAGTGAAAATCAGAAAAACTGGTGAGATGATTGAAGTTCGTCAAGAAGAACTTCTAAATACATTGCCCATTCTTTTTGGAGATAAATAA